The genomic DNA CCGGGTACCAAGAGGTCTGGGGTCTTAGAAGGTACTTAAAATTTTGCAGGGGCAATGTAGTCGACTCATACTCCAAAGCCAAATTTGGAATTCCCAGACAAATTTCTGTGACTCTTACCCATCTCTTCCTTTCCACACCTTTGTGCTGTGGCCTTCTTCCTTCAAAAACCATCCCACGCTCTTCTGCAGCTCTCACCTGTAGGCCAACCATCAGCTGCTCACCTGCGCCTTGCCGGATCGAACGCCCTCTCTCCCATCGCAACAGACACCAGCTTGCGCGCGCCGCGACGGCCAGAGTAAGTATAAAGACCGTTGTCACTGACTGGCTTGTAGTCCGCTCTCAACGTCCGCTCCAAAATCCCAAGAACTAGTTGCCTCTTAGCCTCCCGTCCAAAAACAAGAGAATAGACAGTCAACATGTGCGGCATCTTCGCCTGCCATAGGTCAGTCTCGAACACCTGGTCTTTCCCTGGCTATCATGAACAATTGCTCGGCCTTGGCTCCGTGGTGGTGACTTGTCAACGACTTTCTGTCCTTGGAGGGGTCAATgccccaccacaccaccaagccGTTGTCCTTATCGCCGTTATCGCTTCACAAATTCTCGAgatcagcatcaacaccacagcaaGCATAACGCAGAACGCTAACATGAAGAGCAACCCAGTCACCCAGACGTCGCCAAATTCAAGCCGACTGCTCTGAAGCTTTCCAAGCAGATCAGACACAGAGGCCCGGATTGGTGAGTCAATCCCTTGCGCAACCCCTCCTGGTAGCTCCAAGACATTTTGTGCTAACTGATTTGATAGGAGTAAGAATCTCACCCCTGAGTCGGACAAAGACGGATAAACAAGATAAGGAGAAACAATTGGTTTGGCTAACACATTGTCTTCCCACAGGCGGCAGCGTTATCTCTAACAACACGAGTACGATAAggaaccccaacccccctggACACATAGAAAACCTCCCACTTTTCTCGTATGTCTTTGAAAGGGCGATGCTAACGCGGCGCCACAGTTCTGTGCCATGAACGGCTCAGCAtcgtcggtgttggtgggtcTAGATCTGTATATCTGGTTTCGAGGCCGTCGTCTAACCTCAAAGCAGAGAGCGGAGCTCAGCCACTTACCAATGCCGATGACAGCATTATCCTCGCCGTCAACGGCGAAATCTACAACCACCGTCTTGTTCGCAAGACCTTGAAGACCCCCTACCACTTCAAGACCACCTCGGATTGCGAGGTTGTGATTCCTCTGGTGAGTCACTGCGAGAGGAGAACTGCGGGGGAGAGTACCTGAGATTAACCGGTACAACAGTACCTCGAGTATGGCATTGATGCGCCCAAGCACCTCGATGGCATGTTCTCCTTCGTTCTTtacgacaagaagaaggaccgCACAATCGCAGCCCGCGACCCCATCGGTATCACAACCCTTTACCAGGGCTGGTCCTCCAAGGAGCCCGGCACTGTTTACTTCGCTTCCGAGCTGAAGTCCCTCCACCCCGTCTGCGACAAGATCGAGGCTTTCCCCCCCGGACACATCTTCGACAGCTTGACTGGCGAGAGGACACGGTACTTTGAGCCCACATGGTGGGATGGCGAGAAGATCCCCCAGACCCCTGTCGACCTCAAGAAGCTCCGCGAGACTCTTGAGAGATCTGTCAGGAAAAGGTTGATGGCTGAGGTTCCTTATGGTGTTCTCCTTTCCGGCGGTCTTGACTCTTCGCTTGTTGCTTCTATTGCCCAGAGGGAAACCCTGCGCCTGAAGAAGCTTGCAGAGGAGGCCAACGGCGCCGCTGAGGAGAAGCCTGAGGATTTGGACAAGGGCGAGGGTCTTGTTGGTCTCGATGACGAGGGCAAGCTCTCTACCATGACCTTCCTTCCCCAGctcaactccttctccattGGCCTTCCCGGCTCTCCTGACAACGAGGCTGCCCTCAAGGTGGCCAAGTTCCTCGGCACCAAGCACCACGTCATGACCTTCACCATCGAGGATGGGCTCAACGCCTTGTCTGATGTCATCTACCACCTCGAGACCTACgatgtcaccaccatccgtGCCTCGACTCCCATGTACCTGCTCTCTCGCAAGATCAAGGCCATGGGCATCAAGATGGTCCTCTCTGGTGAGGGTTCCGACGAGATCTTCGGCGGTTACCTCTACTTCCACGGCGCCCCCAACAAGGAGGAGTTCCACACCGAGTGCGTCCGCCGCGTCAAGAACCTTCACTTGGCCGACTGCCTGCGCGCCAACAAGTCCACCTCCGCGTGGGGTCTTGAGGCCCGTGTGCCCTTCCTCGACAAGGAGTTCCTCGAGGTGTCGATGAACATCGACCCTGCGGACAAGATGATCAACAAGGAAAGAATGGAGAAGTACATTCTCCGCAAGGCTTTCGACACCTCGGACGACCCGACCGCCGAGCCCTACCTTCCCGACAACATCCTCTGGCGCCAGAAGGAGCAGTTCTCTGACGGTGTCGGATACGGATGGATCGATGCCCTCAAGGACAACGCCGAGCTCCACGTCACCGacgagatgatgaagaacccCAAGCCCGAGTGGGGCAGCGATATCCCTGACACCAAGGAGGCCTACTGGTACCGCCTGATGTTCGACGAGCACTTCCCCCAGTCGTGCGCGTCGACCGTCATGAGGTGGACACCCACATGGTCCAAGCAGACGGATCCCAGTGGCAGGTGAGTTGAACTTTGGTTCTGAATGGACGCAGTTTGAGAATTGATACTGACGTGGCTTTTACAGAGCTATCTCGATCCATCAGGCCAAGTATGAGGATGCTTAAATGTCTTTCCCATCATTTTTGTATATGAGTCATGGCTTCCGGAGGGTCTGGTATCTAGCAGGGCGTCATGTCAAAAGATAGGGTAAGGGATGCGTTGAAGTACAGCACAGCTAGCCTGTGAAAATGCAAAAGCTCTGAAAAGTTCATTCTGGTGCAGGGTTTCTGATGGCTGAATTGCCTTAGCAAGGCATATCCGTAGATATGCAGGCTGTgatgttgggggtgatgggcagGAGTGAATGCAATGCAGATATCAACCTGATAAAacctggggaagaagagccaAGCTCTCAAAGCTGGAGCCAAAGTGTCTGCATAGAGGAAACAGCCGCCAATGTGCTTAGCGGATTCATCCACGTGGAGAACCTTGACATAAACTACCACTTTATATGAACAAGGGGTTCTGTTAAAGGGAACAAACAAATAACTGCCTTGAAAAACATTGAATATAGGTCATGACCAAAAAGGTTGCTCAGACATGTCATATTTGCATCTGGTTGTTGAAATAGGTCTCTCAAGTCTCAATATCGTGGATATACACATACCTGTCGTCTCTCGGGATAGCATACAGATCGGCAGGAGGGTCTTCCTTGAGAATCTGGCTTGTAGACAGTAACTGCAGCCTCAAGTCAAGCAAATATGAAACAAACGACAGTGCAACTGAGGCAATGCCCCAAGTCACAACGGCCAAGAGGAAGCCATTGACTGATGTGTttcaagggttagggtaatCCCAGGCGATGGCAGCCGTTGATGCTGGAACTTGGCACTTCCCACCTGGGAGCGATGGCCCAATCACGGTGAAGAAAGAAATTTGGCAGTTCCGATACTTTACCTTCCCAACATTTCCACGCCTTTCGAGTTCCACCGTCCGACCTAGTCTCTACAAGTTTTCTTGTTTACTTTGTTTGCTCGTTATCACCAGTTAAACACAcacaatcatcatcaaaatgGCTGCTGTCCCTGCCTACTCCGATATCGCCAAGGCGGCGAACGATGTACGTCTTACTCCTCCCATGGCTGTTTGTTGGCGAAGGGGGGTTTGATAGAGCGGCATTTCCAAAGCTTGCCTATGCGCCCTCGCCCACAGCGACACCACCGGCCACAACACTTGCGCATAGCCAATTGCTAACTCTCGGGGTCAACCCGCACTCATGTAGCTCCTTTCCAAGGATTTCTACCATCTCTCCTCCGGCAGCCTTGAGGTCAAggacaccacccccaaccgcGTTGCCTTCAAGGTTACCGGCAAGAGCAGCCACGATGCTGCCACCTCCGGCGCTGTACGTACACACTCCTTTGAGACACTGCACACGAGGACACTGGCTAACCGCGTCCGCAATAGATCGAGGCCAAGTACTCTGACAAGTCCACCGGTGAATACGCCCCGCCCCCCGCTGTCAATCTGCCAATATATCGGGAACCCCTCGATTGCCATGCGGTGCTCAGCCGTATCAGAGGACCCAGGCTACACAAGGCCCCTGTTTAGTGGACAGTGGTTCTTTCACCAGACAATACACAGCTGCTAACGTCCTGGCACCGTGCAGGCGTGACTGTCACCCAGACCTGGAACACCGCCAACGCTCTCGAGTCCAAGGTTGAGCTTGCCGACACCCTCGCCAAGGGTCTCAAGGCCGAGGGtatcttctccttcctccccgcctcccagGCCAAGGGTGTCAAGGCCAACCTTCAGTTCAAGCAGTCCAACTTCCACGGCCGCGCTTtcgtcgacctcctcaagggccccaccaccagcatcgATGCCCTTATCGGCCACGAGGGTTTCCTCGCCGGTGGTTCCGCTGCTTTCGATGTCCAGAAGGCTAAGATCACCAACTACTCCCTGGCCGTCGGTTACCACGCCCCT from Podospora pseudoanserina strain CBS 124.78 chromosome 2, whole genome shotgun sequence includes the following:
- the ASN1 gene encoding asparagine synthetase (COG:E; MEROPS:MER0034539; EggNog:ENOG503NVCE; BUSCO:EOG09261145), whose protein sequence is MCGIFACHSHPDVAKFKPTALKLSKQIRHRGPDWSKNLTPDVISNNTILCHERLSIVGVESGAQPLTNADDSIILAVNGEIYNHRLVRKTLKTPYHFKTTSDCEVVIPLYLEYGIDAPKHLDGMFSFVLYDKKKDRTIAARDPIGITTLYQGWSSKEPGTVYFASELKSLHPVCDKIEAFPPGHIFDSLTGERTRYFEPTWWDGEKIPQTPVDLKKLRETLERSVRKRLMAEVPYGVLLSGGLDSSLVASIAQRETLRLKKLAEEANGAAEEKPEDLDKGEGLVGLDDEGKLSTMTFLPQLNSFSIGLPGSPDNEAALKVAKFLGTKHHVMTFTIEDGLNALSDVIYHLETYDVTTIRASTPMYLLSRKIKAMGIKMVLSGEGSDEIFGGYLYFHGAPNKEEFHTECVRRVKNLHLADCLRANKSTSAWGLEARVPFLDKEFLEVSMNIDPADKMINKERMEKYILRKAFDTSDDPTAEPYLPDNILWRQKEQFSDGVGYGWIDALKDNAELHVTDEMMKNPKPEWGSDIPDTKEAYWYRLMFDEHFPQSCASTVMRWTPTWSKQTDPSGRAISIHQAKYEDA
- the POR1 gene encoding Mitochondrial porin (EggNog:ENOG503NXEA; COG:P; BUSCO:EOG09263OXI), which gives rise to MAAVPAYSDIAKAANDLLSKDFYHLSSGSLEVKDTTPNRVAFKVTGKSSHDAATSGAIEAKYSDKSTGVTVTQTWNTANALESKVELADTLAKGLKAEGIFSFLPASQAKGVKANLQFKQSNFHGRAFVDLLKGPTTSIDALIGHEGFLAGGSAAFDVQKAKITNYSLAVGYHAPTYNAAVTATDNLSVFSASYYHKVNKLVEAGSKATWNSKTGNTVGLEVAAKYRIDPVSFVKAKINDRGVAAVAYNVLLRDGVKLGLGASFDTQKLDQATHKVGTSLTFEN